DNA from Xiphias gladius isolate SHS-SW01 ecotype Sanya breed wild chromosome 9, ASM1685928v1, whole genome shotgun sequence:
CGTTCAGCAAGTCCCGCCCATAGAGCAACGTAATTGGCCAGGAAATCCTGACCTTTAGCTCGATTGGACAGTCAGAACGACCATCATGAGAGTTGGGCGATTGTAAATAAAAGGTACCAAAGGTTAcatcaataaaactgaaattgctATTTTATGACTGTAGCAGTTATTCTGAGAGATGATGCAGACACAGAATACGTACATTTAGTAATTAACTGCGACacagctgtaaaaatgttttgccttGTTTGGATTTTGATTCAAGATAAACTCTAAAGATATTTTGCTTACAAGTGGTGGaaaggacaaagacaaacatgagTCAGATAATTTCATTCTTTCAATAACTGATTCATTTCAActgtaaaagcaacaaaaccctCAGCTATGTACATGAAAATTACTACTGGATGAGAATGCAGTTCATTTTTCCActgaaattcaacttttttgtcTAACAGAACTGTGCAATGGAGATTATAGACCAGGTTTTCTCTGTACAACATTTAATCTTTAATTACAACATTGAAAATGCCCAAATACATACATTAATGATGACAATCTCAGTACTttgaatacagtatgttttacatTCTGCAAGTGAATATTTTTCACATGCAGTGTGCCTTCATCTACACACAGCACAGTTACTATGGATCGTCTTTTGTTAGAATAGCATATGTACCTTCCAGTATTCACATGTAGCACACAGAAAAAGCAGCCCAGGAATTAACATTCCACCACCAAACAGACAACAGCAGTAATCACCAGCGTCCAAAATGTCATGGATGACTGAGAACCGACTGGAAACTCTGTGAGGGGTGTCACTCTTGGCAGCTGCCACAtataaacactgcaaaaaaagacAGCTAGTATGTTGTGCCGGAGTGAGATGCCTCTGTAACAGATcacaaacagagcagctgtCACGCATGGATGCAGAAGCATGGATAAACTGAGGAGCTTGGGGTGTTCTTGGTCTGAGGGAAGATTTGCTGTGCGCTCTCAGAGTTCTACGTTTGAGCTCATCCTCCTCAGTCCTGCAGAAGTTTAGACTTGACAGTTGAACTCTCAGATGAGAGGTGAACAAAGAGAGCTCCAGAAGCAGTCCGTGCCCTCATCTCATACATGTCATAGTCATGGGCCCACTCTACATTTCCCCAACGCCGAATCTGCGTGGAGGGGGGGGCAATGTTAAGAGGAATAGAGACCATTGACTCAACAGAAAAGGCAGCAGGTCCATCTTATTGTTTCTCAATTGTAACACTGAAGGTAGTACATGCAACAGTACAAGATCATAAAATCATTACCACTACCAAAGACTTTAGTAGaatttctgtaaataaacaaaaccatggCTCTGAAGAGCAAAGTCAGCCACTACATTTCATTGTACATTGTGTGCTACCAGGTTAGTTATCATGGTAAACACTATGAAAACAGAAGAGGGTGCTGTATCTCTACAGAACATGAAGaggattaattttttttatttttttttttttatttattttgatgttatGACTTTATTTGATATGGACAGTGCatattaataacatttctgaaaatatagccagaaaggctcattttaatCTGTAGTCCCTGGGCATGCAATagtttgaaaacacaaacattaaaaattaaagcatagaaaatacaatcaacaacaaaagcagtggaaatatgcaaatacaaacagagCCTGCACTACATAGAGACAAGAAAGACAGCTCCTATGACAAACAAAGCACAACAGCACATTCAACAAATAGCAAGTCAACAAACAACACGAAAACACCTCAGTTTTTCTGGCAATGACAGATGTAGGATGCAGTGACactcaaaaaaaacattaactggATGAGCAAAGCTTCCCTTTGTAAGAAAAagtaatacaaaacaaaattaaactaaaaatgtCGTTGGTATCATTCTGGTTGGGAAACACACTCTCTCCTACCTGGTATTCCTCCTCAAGTCTGGAGAGCAGCACAGCCTGTTCCACACTCAGATGTCTGTCAATCATCCCCATCGACAGCACAATAGACTTGAGCTGGGTGATCACATACTCAAGCCCTGCACAGGAGAAACCATATTAATGCATGGCTCTGCCCTTCTACTATTAGAGTAGGATTAACTATCACAAATATTACACTCATCACTCTCCTGTATATTTCTAGTTGtacaatttatatttataacacaaccaaaataaaaacacttataTCCATACAATCTGGTCATTAGGGTACGATAATATGTAGCacaacagatacacacaaactaTATCAAAATCAAGGGCTGTTTAAAAAGAGCACCTAATTGTTTAAAGTGCTTATCTTGGATCAGTTTAGAAATATTTCACCTGTCAGAGACCAAAAGTTGTAAGAACTCAGGTGTTGTCGGAACGTGTCTTTGGTTGCCTCTGGGATCTCAGGGCCCAAAATACTGGACGAGGAGCCTATAGTGACATTGTATCTGTAATTGTGTTGTAGGAGATAAAGACAATTAGGAAAGAGCTTAGTATAGTACCTTAATTTACCAACCCCGTACTGGGGGGTTTAATGTCATTCTATGTGCTTTGACTGTGACAAAAACTAATGCTGCTGTCACCTGTTTTCAATCCAGTGCAGCACAGGGTCCCACTCATTCTTCTGTAGCTCAACCAAAGCATGGGGCTCATCTACTCTGTAACTACACACACCATAAACACCATTAACATTTAAAGCCACAACAGCAAGCAACTCACTGTTAATTATGTAcattatgtatatgtatttaacaAGCACCAATTTTTAATTGAAACAGTCTCACTTCATTGAGAGTATGGCCTTTTAATATCTATGTTGTCACTGTGTTGATCTGTTTTTTGCAGAGATTAAATGCAACGATGTGTAAACAGTGGTTATAAAGAATTGACTTTTGATCACTATTAAGAGATTGTTGTTAGAAATTTGCTCTGGTTATATATGGAAGTATAGAACAGCAAAAAAGATCCCTTTTGTTATTAATTAATAGCAACAATAAAGCCatgcttaaaaacaaaacaaatacacgtAAATAAGCAAGAGCAGTATACCAGACAGTGTCAGTCTCCAGGAACTTCAGAGCAGCATTGATCATTTGGTCCTTGTTACGCTGGGTGGGATTGTCCAGAGCTGTGTTGCAAAGGGTAGTCTACAGGAAGAGTTTATAGTTTACCTTTACTAGTGgcatgaaaaactgaaaacatggcAAGAGCTTCAAGGTAAAAATTATTACTcgcaatatttttttctgaggatCAGTTCACATTTGGTTCTGGAGTAAAGCTCTGTGTGTCAGTGGAGGATCTGGGTTGCAGCATCTTTCGGAAACCATGACCTAGTTTTCTGGCCCTAAATCCCCACAACCTTCCCACGAGATGATGTATCAAGTTGTCATGTCAATTTGCATATGGTATACTGTTATGAATTTAGTTTCTAGAGCATGGAGGTaactcaaaacaaattaaatatttgtatatcatattcagacagaaataaatatgaaatgaatatgTTTTATACCTTAATTgtgtaattgaaaataaatgacatatCAAAATAGCAGTTTGAGAAATCTACGTAGCAAACAACGCTAAATGCGGTCTAACTACAAGGATGACAGCGTTTCCCCTAGAAAACTTGTTAGCAGAGGTGGTAAGAACCTGAGGCATCTTATCTTGTTATCAGTGTAGTTACTAGATGACTCTTCAAAGAGAAGCCTCTCTCATTAACTGCGTGGCCTCTGCTGTTGGATGTAACATCACTGCTCATTTTTCTTGAAGCTGAAAATAGGtctaatattattttttaataaacatttaagaGTTTCCTCTCACGTTAGTACAGGCGATCTTCCTTTATAAAACCACTGAAAGAACCCCTGGATGACAAACTCTGCCTTAAACCCCATTCAATCCCCAGGTCAAAGGCTGTACCAGGTGCATAGTGTAGAACTTGAGTGTGTCTCTTTGAGCATCCCACTCGGTTGCCACGGCGATGGCCAGGGCTTCATTTGGCACAGTGAACAACTTCCCCCCGGGAGTTTTCAGTTTCCTTCTGTCAAGGTTTATCTCATATAGGCCACCTATGTAACACAAGTATGGAGAAGGAACAACTAATTACGCCATTATGCCTATatcaaaaacactgcatgttCTTTTAACTCCCTAGAGGAGGGCGTTTGTTTGCTTTGTCGAGACTATGAAAATACATGACAGTGAAAATGAGTATTCTCAAAAACACAGGACGTCTACACTTCAACTATTACTAATGATATCTGACACTTACCTTCAGCTTGGGATATGCTGACATCTTGAtaaaatctctttctctctggtaACATCAAAAAACATCCCATCAGTAAACAGAGTCAAGttattcaaatgtattaaagAAAGACTGACTGTTTTATCCACATTGTTTAGTTATTTTtacctgctgcagctgtggaATATTTCAAAGCAAACCGGGAGTGCTGACTTCTTGGGTACGCTTTTCTAAGATAAAAGGAATTTCCAAACAGACTCTCAAGTCTAACAAGGCGCCTGAACATAGTGGCAGTTAGGTGAAGCTATaatgtttttaagaaaagcTAGCTGAGAGGAGAGCCGACACGCTAGGCTACCTCTTTCTGGCTGCAGGTTGTTAGTTAATTAGATGCAACATTTTTATACGAGtggttgctttttttgtattaGCATCAGTTATTGTTTATATGGCCCTGCTAACTGTATAAAGTCAATTAATCTCTATTTACCACCACACACCTCTTCCTTAGCTTTCATATAGTAGCTCCTGCGTTCAAAAGCACGCGTCTGACCTTCTATGCTTGACAGATAGCGTCGTAAATACTGTGATAGTTGGGAAATGTGGTTTTTTAAGTGCTTCTACGCACGCTtacacaacaagaaaaaaactacactgTAATACTTCCATAAAGCCTTCCGCGAATCAAACCAATGAGCGTTGAAGATCTTTGCATGTGAACTCCGTTGGCCAATGAGAGGGGTTGATGCTGCAGCCTACGTTGCCGCGTCGAAGTCCTCTTACTTTTCTTGGAGCTTGGCGCCTGGTAAACTAAACTACAGAGGAATAAGTGGGGATTTGTATGTTGGTTGGGCTACC
Protein-coding regions in this window:
- the atpaf2 gene encoding ATP synthase mitochondrial F1 complex assembly factor 2; the protein is MAPASLAGHRPRSLAVWAMASTKRKAYPRSQHSRFALKYSTAAAERKRFYQDVSISQAEGGLYEINLDRRKLKTPGGKLFTVPNEALAIAVATEWDAQRDTLKFYTMHLTTLCNTALDNPTQRNKDQMINAALKFLETDTVCYRVDEPHALVELQKNEWDPVLHWIENRYNVTIGSSSSILGPEIPEATKDTFRQHLSSYNFWSLTGLEYVITQLKSIVLSMGMIDRHLSVEQAVLLSRLEEEYQIRRWGNVEWAHDYDMYEMRARTASGALFVHLSSESSTVKSKLLQD